GTTGAGAAAGTAGCACCTGCAGGAAAAAATAACCacttaaaaaacaaagaataacAAGGAACACTAACAATTTGATCAAATCAGTAAAATAGAAGTAAACTAGTTTCAACTTATTATACTTGTCACATTTCCAGTCGCCTTTCTTCAAAGGAAGATCCCCCTGTTCTTCtgataacttttttaaccTTTCCTGGAATAGGCCATTACACCTCAAGCACTTGACATTTCGAGCAAAATTAACGAAATTGCATCTAgacaaaatataagaaaattatcaTCAATATTATAGAACTGTGAATGACTAACAGGGTATGCATATATGTTATAAGCTGGATATGCATCTTACTTGGGACAAATCCAATCACCTTgctttagtggaatatgagtgtGACTCTGGTCTTGGTTGCCACCACTTTCTTGAGTAGATGGAGTCCGATTTTGAGTAGTTTCGTTTGGTGTTTCGCGGTCATGCTCATCAACCTTGACGTCTACCATTTCTTTTAACAATGTTCTGACAGATTCTTTAACATTTTTGTTTAACGATGGCTTATTTTCCACGGAACCAATCAGGGGATGAAGACCGTATGTCAACAAAAAGCGCATAACATCCACGGTTCTACCCCCTTCATCCTCACGTGCTGTCACATACGCTCTGTCACAATCACCTCTTAGAATACAAGAGCTGCAAACCTACTAAAACGGATCACATTAtcttaaaatatagtagtagtacaacaAACACAACATggttttcttaattaaaaggCATACTCAATACACATACATTTCCTTCATTTATCCCTACATGTGCCCTTAGACGCTTTCCCGAGTTTGCAACTTTCCTATCCATGCTCGGACATCCAGACCCAGCAATTACCATAATGTCTTTTCGTGACAAGTATCTGCATATCAGAGTATAGATTCATATAAAACGGGAACTGCTGCAAGTATTTAGCAACAAGCAAATTGTTGCAACATTTTGAGCACTCGATACACACATAAGACAAGTACTGTATCTGATTTTACTCATTCCACAGCAACACAATCAATTCAACATTAACAAACATTGCTTATTTAAAACCTCAGTCCAAAACGAGAAACATTGACTATGCAAATGAAACCATTCAAAcagaaaattaacaaatcaTTTCTCAGTAAAGCATATAAGTtggtttagagagagagagagcaataGATATAGCACCGTATAAGTTGGTACTGATCGCGAGCAAAATTCAAGCAAGCAGTTCGTATCAAATTCGCCTCTTTACTGCCCAATTGTCCATTATTGGCGAAAGGGTTTCCAATTTCGTCAAAATACCCATTTTTCAACAGTTTCTCCATTAAGTCCATCCACTCGGGCCATGGATGTGAAATCTGGCTGCTTGGAAGAGCTGGTTGATGCGAAGACTCTTCTTCCACTTCCTCGGGAACAGGATAATTGCGCTGGATTTTCGAGGATTGACATTCCTGAGCTTCATTCAGGACAAATTGAACTGCAGGATTATAAGCTGACCGGTTTGGGGAAGAAGAGTAGCGACTCACAATTCTAGGGTTTAAGAATTGGGTCTTTACGGTTTTAATGCAGCTCTTTAGCATTGCATCAAATAGTATTCGCAATTCGCAATGTTTTGACTGTGAAATCActgaaatgagaaattgagTCTAgttccaaataaaattatgtagtCTACTAGTTTGATTAATAAATTCCACTTTGCGTTTCcagaataaaactaatacacgAATTCCAGTTGCCTCAAATCTGGCTATTTGTCTAGATGGGgtgataaaatacaaactcaTGTATTGTATCAACGCAATAATGCTGtgcaaaatttcaagatttttatgtcaatataatatcaacaGTTAactttgtgttgacattttttattgctattattttataatctgaTGATATATTCTAGCGATCCAAGTCataatttggagtttgtacaatactTAGAGTTTGTATTTGATTGCATTCCTCGTGTGGAGTATATCAAATAGacatttttcactaaaaaaacatactactaCAAAAATGCATTAAATTTCTAACATAATCCAGCCGATTATGAATCCTATTAGCTGCTATGTTCGGCACCTCGAGAGATTTTGattcaatcaatttaaattatgctCCCTACATCCCAAATAGTTAAATcataggagtaatatatttcGAATTGTCTCAAATTAGTTAANNNNNNNNNNNNNNNNNNNNNNNNNNNNNNNNNNNNNNNNNNNNNNNNNNNNNNNNNNNNNNNNNNNNNNNNNNNNNNNNNNNNNNNNNNNNNNNNNNNNAGGGCATCCGCATCGCTGACTCGATGCTggctcggtctcgtctcgacgagacgagacagcgttgcgacgctcgtctcgtctcgacgagacgcgACATCTCGTCACTCGACGCGTGCcggcgaggccggcctcgagctggcgagacgACGCGCGCgctgacgcccactcgccggcccgcgagtgggctTCGGAATTATGAcgcaataaatttttttttttataaattcgaaaaattcgaatttaataaaaaaaatttaaaacggTCAAATGACCGTTGGCCTCAAACgatcgttttttttttaaataattcttttcttttattattttataaatatactccatactcCATTCACCATTTTACATACAAAAACTACTCTCATTTCTCTTCCATTCACTACACTCATCTATTCCTTTCtctcaaattgttgaaaaaatatccGGCGATGGAAACTCCAGCGGCGGCGGCTCCGGCAGGCGGCGCTCCGGCGGGTTTGACTTGAACTCGTTCGACGATTAGGCGAGCATGTAAAACTTTTTGGGTACTCTCGGTTCGTCGTCGGGCACCCAAGCCTCGACCACTCCGCcggcgtaccaaacaccacattttgatgtggatgcatactTCGTCCCTCCCCCCAGAGGTACGGGCAATCGCCAggattatcccaaattccgGAGAATTTTTGGCGCCTGAACGCAATTTGCCCGACTGCGCCGATAGGTGGAGGCTCCGGCTCCGGCAGGATCGGCCTCGAGCTCGGCGTCAatgccgaggaggaagaggtTGTGGGAGACGACACCCGTCATCCATACAGCCAAGACGAGATGTTGGCTCTGTACGACGCTTGGATTAGCGTCTCGTACGATCCTGtcgtcgggaatcaacaaatcaacaagtgtttttggaaaaaaagtCACCGAAGTTTACAACGCACGAAGGCCGAAGAACACCTTTGCCCGcaacgtgaagatgctccgcagtcattgggatgcgacaaagatgtcaaaattttttgCGCGATATACAGGGCGGAAGAGGCGAATTATCAGAGCGGAGCCGGTGGAGCCGACATTCGAGAGCGGCGTTGCACATCTTCAAAGACGACGTCGGTAAAGATTTCAAGTTTGTCGATGTTTGGTCGCAAGTCCACCACCTTGAAAGGTGGCTTGGCGGTGTCGAGTCGGGCTCGAAACGCACAAAGCACACGGCGCGTGGCcactactcgtctagtgatggCGGGGAAGACAACACCTCACGTGAGGGCACGCCAACCGATGATGCAGGAGGGTCTTCTTCCGGTTCACGGCGTCGACCGCAAGGGAccaaggcggcgaaggcggcgAGAGCGagggggagagggagagggaggggccgcggcgaatcaagccaggcgggcgagggctcgggctccggcacgggcacgggctcgaacaccctaatgtccatgtacctggTTGCCACGATGGCTGACCTTTCAAAAATGACTCCTGCCCAAGTTTCAACCCATATGGACGGAATTGAGTTTATGAAAGCTCAACTTGGTATAGGGAATCAATCTAACTTGGGTGCACCGCCGACTTCGGGTGATGATGATTCGTcggcggagtagtttttatagtttaatttagagtattttaattatgtatttttttatttatttttttaggttttaaaattgtaatttttattttatttaatgaagtgtgtttttattaaatgaatttgttggaattaaaaataaaaatgaaattgaatgaatagttaagagatggttaagagatggaaggatgcaggtgttgtctcttgattaagagatgagctgaaaagtacagtggggcccatgaatagttaagagatgagacggttaagagacggataagagacatgGATGCGGATGGCCTTACTTCCTGTAgtttctaataatttttttatttaatgaaatgacttaatagaaaaaaattaagataatagaagaaaaaagattgttataattatttatcgcTCCTCCAATATGAAAGTAAAGATCGTTACGGCCATATTTGGTTGGTGGAAAAGTAAAGTTGACAAAGAAAATGATTCCTGGAAAAATGAATCTcgggaatatgattcctagtaactttactttcctgtgtttggaaaatatcaagattttaagtttatatttaatttaaacactaaactaaaaatatacttattatttttttttaaaaaaagaataatattgtaaattttttattaaattattaattataaataatattaattatattattatatttattattatgatggatagtttaaatatggattatccatcataatatatagtaatataactataggggcatgttagggtgccaccacccattaaaataacaccataccaccattcctagccaatcatttgtacacgtggactaataataagctgccacgtaaAAGTTGAAAAACCTCGGCCAGCAATTTGTTGCtctttatacaacaattttcttgtccagcaatatccaacacgctatacaacaatctatagattgctgtgtagtgtttgtaatattgttgtatataCAGTGTCATGGTGTCTCTTTAAgaagtgttgtcattttaacacaaacctataattatatttatagttacGTGAagtattatactcatttattataataataaatataataattattatattatattattatattcaagGGCGGAGCTAGGGTGGGGCCAGGGGGGCCCTTGGGCCCCTCACCCTTTCGAACTTTGCTATATCATATATGTACGAAACAATGACCTAAGTTCGTAGTGGTACAATTGGTTACGATGGTACACTTTTAACTAATTGATCTCAGGTTCGATTCTTTATCCTGCagtgtgtatattttttttatcattatctCCTTAGATTTCTATTGAAtattgtgttaatatttttctatatatcttTAGATTTTCTCTTGAATATGTTTATGTTCTATTAGATTTTctaatgttaataattttgtttattttctctagTAACTATAATCTTAGCTAGTAATCTTGTATAAATATGCCAGccatagtataatattatttaaaatcaattttaatgttatggtaattatgaatagaaaataactctttcattacataaataagtatataatattagcaaaattaatgttaataCTATgctctatattataaaataaatactatattctttaattatatcGATGTTGACGTCGTCACtgtatctctatttttattaccATCCTCTAATTATGTCATTATCCATCTCTTGTGTATATCTCTCTATTACTTATATTCGAGTTAATTTCATATTGTAGATACTGAAACAACTTGACACCGAgacaaattaacaaaatttaagtaGTAATTTAGGCCCCCCATGATTAAAAtcctggctccgccactgattatattatatttataatatttatggatattatattataattataatatttatggatattataattgaatagattttataaattaaaatttcactatgactttattgattaattattaatttataaaatataattattattatttattataaaatttatattatataattatattttaattattaattattaataaattattaattactattatgaattattataaaatatagttttagatatgataattttataatcgttatttattatagtgaaattaagtactcttgatttataattttaaattatttttaaaacattataattaattaataattataataataataataataataataataataataataattaaacattgtaattattatactgtattgcttaaatatgtaagaattcTAAAACTGgaaaaaagaatacctaagaaataggattcagaatcctggaaagttgtactaactttccttgttctcAGATTCTGCTTACTTTCCCAATTTGATTGAAAACCGAaacaaatacatgaatttgaaatttaagaaatcagattactttctcAAACAGAATCCTGACAACCAAACATAGCCTACTTTTAACACAATCATTCTCttgtaaaatatattcattctcttcaaataaattttaaagttatattttttctattttaaatttgaaaagaataaCCAAATGATCTAAAAAAGTTCGTCAATTTTTTAAGCCAGAAGTGgctataattatttgattcGAAGTCACCCAGGGACGAATCCAATGCATTGGCAGATGAGGCATATACCCCTCCTCAAATTTTCctacacatatacatatatattttttttgctaatttacactatttatttactaaatgTCCTTTCTTAATTCTTCTAAACTTTctttatacatatttttgcCCATCTTGAGATTATTTCCTGGCTCCGTCCTTCAAGTCACCTCACATATTGTATTCACTTGATTTATAATTAACGTCACACAAATATGAGGACACGAATGTAAATCATAGTTCACACGTGGTAGAGTTTTAATGAAGCATGCTCAAAATCTTAATAAGATGACAAAAATGAGAAGCGAATGGAAATACATGTGGAAGCGAATATGCTATGCCGAGTTGGATTACAAAGATACGACGCCACGTGTGCACTTCAGATATGCATCGCGTGTCTCCTTGCCGCTAACCAACACAACCGCCTTTACATTCGGCGCATTATTTCTGATTTATTAcgtcataatcaatatcaatCATTTGATCATTTATTTTTGCGGCGCCTTTGTCCACGTCTTCAATGCCCTTAAGATTTGATTCAATTTataatgtttattaatttgaaatcgTTTATCCATCGAGTgatcaaattaattgaaaaggCACGTCGACTCATAACCAGATTCTTTTATGGATTGTTTAGGATGACTTAAGTTTTGTATCAtgctaatttttaatttcattggtCATCTACCCTTCAATTATTTGGAAAGGATATACCTTCatgataatttttaatttatcatttcacTGATCAGCTACCGTCATTTTCTGAAAAGGAATTACCTTCACATCTTCGATCAATTGAATTCAATAATAGTCATAAAATTATAgcacaacaaaaataaataacatccTCGTACGATTATTATTCCATatctcttttatatattgcattattattctttcatatcttgcattattattagttGCATTATTTAGTTAGATATTTAGGGAGTGCATATTTTCTCCGTATCTTTTGTCTTGCTCACTAAGTTAGTATCCCTATCATAAATAGGTCTATTGTTATTCTCTTTAATCTTTATTCAATCAATGAAAGAACTAAGCTTTATCTTTTAGTTTACCGTCTTTATTTTTCTGCATTAGATTGATCGACGAGGCTTGGTTTCCTCGCGACTTTCTCCTATCTTTCTACTCGATAAGGGGTTAAACCCTTATCAATTGGTGTTTTCATCCGATCGGGTCTCGAGTCGGGCGAACCTAGCGAGTATGCTCCAACGTTGCTGCTATTGAATTCAGTTGAAGTCTCCGGATGCTTGCGATATCTCCGGCCATGAACGAAGATTGACTTCGGCCATGAGTTCGAGAAACTCATGAATGAAAGCATCAATTTGATAAGGGTATTTCCCTTATCACGATGTCCCGGCAGGCGGAATCCCATGGACAACTCAAGGTTAAACAAAATGcgtaaaataaaacagaaagaaatgtaaattcaaatattcattcCATGAttgaaaacaataataatagccTATTTATACTAATACCAACTTAATGAGCAAACAACCAAGACATTGAAAATATGCCATCCCTAAATTatctaactaaataataataaaatatttaacgtATCACATCCCCAACCTTTTTTATTCTATCAGTGGATAAATAAGTAAAGTGAACGAAAATTGGCATACCATTTTCTATCACATGTTCTATATGATagatcaatatataattaatctcAAAATAATAACTAAGAATGGGTTGTTAGGGTTTTGTTTTCATATTGCTTGAGAAGAAACATTAACCACGCAGAACATgtgaaaatagaagaaaaatagtaaatatacATAgctataaatttatgaaaattgaagtGTTGGAACTTTGACTAACCGGAATACAACTAGAAACCATCTGCCACTCACAGACTAGTCAATGCGTTGAATTGGCCACAAGCAGCTGAAGCATTAGTAGCCTCTGTTGAATGTTACTTccacattccattatttaaatagttgttttgttattttgatttatccaCAATTTATAGAACCATTTAATTCATCAGGCCGTCGTTAAGAATTTCATTTGAgtttgacacgagttttaagaaagataaagaaaagtgagtaagaaaaaatagtgaaaaatggaactcatttttatatattaattttataatagaatgtgagtgaaatgagttagttgaaaatGAGTTGTACCTACCATTTACAGTAAAAGTGaactgagactcctaatggcagaCGAACGAAAATggtcaaccgggactcctaatggcggatggagagagtactttattcatttatagtaTGCAGAtcccatattccaccaaccttttaaattcacaatctaatattataaaattaatactttaaatgggtctcacattccactcactttctcccaatacttttcttcacaaagtcaaactatttcttaaaacccgtgcggAGTTAATAAATGGTGGATGGAGCGAGTACAATTCTGCGGTGTTCATctattatattactattagcAGTGGCGGattcataaatttcatattgGAGGTGCGAAAAATACTTATATTGACTTGAAAGTGTAAAATCCaaactatctttttttttgctgttatctcaaattttctattaaatcatttcattaaaataaatttatttttagtgatattacttgaaaaaaatttcactactaagaccatctccaactattcacaccaaactaaaacccatttttgagtatacgTCGCActaaaaagtagttttactccaaccatttacaccaaattcaaaatttacaccaATTGTCTCACAAAAAATTTACACCAATTGTCTCACAAAAAATTTACACCATTTGGGGTAACATCATATTTGGTGCTGTTTcacaaaaaacaccaaaaatacgTATGAAattggtgtatggttggagaagatttctacaccaaaattcatttttagagTATGATTGGAGATGACCTAAATTAGGGATTCttagatatttatataataaagaatttattttagtttatagaacgttcaaaatattcaaactaaaaataacatgcaatcatattttttatataatctaaaatatgtgcataatagaaatcataaataataaagattatATTCAACCATACATGCTTTATGATATATTGTAGGAAGTAAATGAgcaaacaattaataaataattatatttaatcaaatattattagaaactataagtataaatagacaaaaatgagaaatagCAGAAAAATGCGCTTAGGAGGACTATTAGTGTGACAGAAAAAGTCCTTTTTGTAGAGTAAACTCAAAACCATATTAGAACTTATAATAGCTAATGAATTTAATTCATTAGAAATAAGGAAGGTCAACTACTTTGCCACGAAGCTTGAAACGGCGACGAGTCAAAAATTGGAATCGTGTAGAATCACGTTTAGACCAACCGCCCACCCATCTACGCTTGACATATGCCAAATTCTCAAATGTGAAAACATATAATCGCATATTTGCACTAACCATCCCCACCAATCACCTCCTCCCACGTCTCCCATTTCTGGGTCAAGGTTAGATCTCGCGTCAAAGGATAATCACAAATACATGTCTCCATTTCTGCTCAAATATAGATCGAGTAAAAGGGCGTTTTGGGAAATTCGTCGTCCCACGAGATAGATATAGAATTCTTCCAGCACAACACGTCCGAATCTCGTGACACATTGTTTGGCTTCCTTTCTATAGTAGTTACTTCTACCTCACCAATACACCCACATTTTCACGACCCAAATTTCCCCATCATTTCTTTCcccaatctctctctctatatatatagttgagtTTAGGCCTCAAATCACAAGTTAGAATCATTCTACATAATTCTATTCAGCTCTGAGGCGCCAAGGTGCGTGTGatcataattttcaattcCCAGATGGATCACAACACGAtcaataacaacaacaacaacaacaacgacAACAACAGCTTCGACGAGGATGCGTATAGAGGGGTAGGGATTCACAGCCAAGTCACGAAAGTGAAGCTGGAGATGGAGAAGATCAATCGGCTCGCGTTGCAGCAGCCGGAAGCGCGGCCGGCCCTTCGCGGGATCAACCGCCAGCACCACCGCTCCCGCTCGCCGCTTGGTTTAGCCCAGAGGCCGATTTCTGTCGGCAATTAATAGGACTATGTATTTTCATGTCCCTCTATAGTCTATATATAGATGGTTTAGTTATATTCTATATGGTTCAGACATAACTAGTTTTCTTGTTTAGGTACCTTTTGTGTCTTCACTTGTACATACATACTTCTTGTACAAAATACAGCAATAGAGCCTTTACTTTCTTCccttatgttttttttttatttgttcttgatttctctctctctcaccatCTTGAGGTTGGGGTGAATTAGGTGGAGCTTTTGTGTTAGGAATCAGAactaatttttgaaaagttttctTGTTGGAGCTTTTTGTGTTAGGAATCATACCTAACTTTCAAAAGTCTCCTaccttttttaaaatactgTATCGTCTTTTTGTTAAATTCCAATTGAGATTAAGTTTGAAAACAATACTCCAATACATATGAAGGCGACGattttaagataattttagGTATCTTATTACTTTTCAAATCAAAGTTCTTGATTCCAAATTGGGGGCTAGTTTGCCTCTAAGCATTCACGAGGCCTCTTTTTACAAACTCCACACGAAAAATTGAAGCTATCGATTAAACGGGATTGGAATTTGGAGAAGGAAGTTGTGGTTATATTATTGAGAGGCGACGCTTTCCTGCGACGAAAGCTTCCTCACTTTGTTGGTGAAATTTCTCATGGCGTCAATGATGAGAGACTTCTTCTGGATTCTGTACCGGACGGCTAGCTCTGTTGTAGGAGAGACTGTCTGTTGGAGCAGGGGCTCGTCTTCCATGATCTTCGTGGGGAAATGCTGCAGAGCGATTACACAGAGAGCAATGATGATGCGGAAAGCAGCTGACTCGTTCGATATCCCTAGAGGAGCCTCTGCCGTTACAGATTTCAGTGTCTTCATATCCACCGCTTCTACTGCTT
The genomic region above belongs to Salvia hispanica cultivar TCC Black 2014 chromosome 3, UniMelb_Shisp_WGS_1.0, whole genome shotgun sequence and contains:
- the LOC125211243 gene encoding protein PFC0760c-like — its product is MDHNTINNNNNNNNDNNSFDEDAYRGVGIHSQVTKVKLEMEKINRLALQQPEARPALRGINRQHHRSRSPLGLAQRPISVGN